From Brochothrix thermosphacta DSM 20171 = FSL F6-1036, a single genomic window includes:
- the der gene encoding ribosome biogenesis GTPase Der, giving the protein MAKPVIAIVGRPNVGKSTIFNRIVGERISIVEDVAGVTRDRIYSSSEWLTQQFNVIDTGGIDIGDEPFLEQIRQQAEIAIEEADVIIFIVNGREGVTDADETVAKILYRSKKPVVLAVNKVDNPEMRSEIYDFYSLGFGEPYPISGSHGLGIGDLLDKAIASFPEKEEIEYEEGTIKFSLIGRPNVGKSSMINAMLGEERVIVSDIAGTTRDAIDTPHTFDDQEYVMIDTAGMRKKGKVYENTEKYSILRALRAIERSDVVLVVINAEEGIREQDKKIAGYAHEAGRGVIIVVNKWDTLEKNDKTLDKFTTDIREQFVFLDYAPILFVSAKTRQRLVKLFPIINEVYNNHSMRVQSSVLNEVITDAVAVNPAPQDKGQRLRIYYATQVAIQPPTFVVFVNNPELMHFSYQRFLENRIRDVFTFEGTPIRLISRQRK; this is encoded by the coding sequence ATGGCAAAACCAGTAATAGCAATTGTTGGACGTCCAAATGTAGGAAAGTCAACAATTTTCAATCGTATCGTAGGTGAACGTATTTCAATCGTTGAAGACGTAGCAGGTGTAACACGTGACCGTATTTATTCATCGAGTGAATGGTTAACACAACAATTTAATGTCATTGATACAGGTGGTATTGATATTGGTGACGAACCGTTCTTGGAACAAATTCGTCAACAAGCAGAAATCGCAATCGAAGAAGCAGACGTTATTATCTTTATCGTTAATGGACGTGAAGGCGTAACTGATGCAGATGAGACTGTCGCTAAAATTTTATACCGTTCAAAAAAACCAGTTGTTTTAGCTGTAAATAAAGTCGATAACCCAGAAATGCGTTCAGAAATTTATGATTTCTATTCGCTTGGCTTTGGTGAACCGTATCCAATTTCAGGTTCACATGGTTTAGGTATCGGGGATTTATTAGATAAAGCAATTGCAAGCTTCCCTGAAAAAGAGGAAATTGAATATGAGGAAGGTACGATTAAATTTAGTTTAATTGGACGTCCTAATGTTGGTAAATCATCAATGATTAATGCCATGTTAGGTGAAGAACGTGTTATTGTTTCTGATATCGCAGGTACAACACGTGATGCTATTGATACACCGCATACGTTTGATGATCAAGAGTATGTTATGATTGATACAGCAGGGATGCGTAAAAAAGGTAAAGTATACGAGAACACAGAAAAATATAGTATTTTGCGTGCATTGCGTGCAATTGAACGTTCTGATGTTGTTCTTGTCGTTATCAATGCTGAAGAAGGTATCCGTGAACAGGATAAGAAAATCGCTGGTTATGCTCATGAGGCAGGCCGTGGTGTCATTATTGTTGTTAATAAATGGGATACACTAGAGAAAAATGATAAAACACTCGACAAATTTACAACTGATATTCGTGAACAATTTGTATTTTTAGACTATGCTCCGATTTTATTTGTATCAGCTAAAACACGTCAACGATTAGTTAAGCTGTTTCCGATTATTAACGAAGTATACAATAACCACTCAATGCGTGTACAATCAAGCGTGTTAAATGAGGTCATCACAGATGCAGTTGCAGTTAACCCTGCACCACAAGATAAAGGGCAACGTTTACGTATCTACTATGCAACACAGGTAGCGATTCAACCACCAACATTTGTAGTATTTGTTAACAATCCTGAATTAATGCATTTCTCTTATCAACGTTTCCTTGAAAATCGTATTCGAGACGTCTTTACGTTTGAGGGAACACCAATTCGTTTGATTTCACGTCAACGTAAATAA
- a CDS encoding NAD(P)H-dependent glycerol-3-phosphate dehydrogenase, with translation MIMGKIALLGTGSWGTALGLVLADNNEEVMMWSHREEAALEINEQHRNHKYLPDIVLPERLRATSSIQEVLSGANIVILAVPTKAIREVIGQINQYLTQPVIVVHVSKGIEPETNKRISEIIAEAMDSTLVSAIVALSGPSHAEEVCRRMPTTLTAASTDIVAAQTVQNAFSNLNLRVYTHDDIIGTEIGGALKNIIALGAGISDGLGNGDNAKAALITRGMREIIRLGDAVGADEGTFSGLTGIGDLIVTCTSQHSRNWRTGYRLGKGETLGEVLESVGMIVEGVRTTKAVYLWSKELEVSMPITTAIYGILYEGKNPQVAVDELMGRQKKSEY, from the coding sequence ATAATTATGGGTAAAATTGCGCTTTTAGGTACAGGAAGTTGGGGAACAGCTTTAGGGCTTGTTCTTGCTGATAACAATGAAGAAGTCATGATGTGGTCACACCGTGAAGAAGCAGCACTTGAAATTAACGAGCAACATCGTAATCATAAGTACTTGCCAGATATAGTGTTGCCTGAACGGTTGAGAGCGACTTCATCTATTCAAGAAGTTTTGTCTGGAGCAAACATTGTTATTTTAGCCGTTCCAACGAAAGCAATTCGTGAGGTTATTGGGCAAATAAATCAATACTTAACGCAGCCAGTTATTGTCGTACATGTAAGTAAGGGGATTGAGCCCGAAACAAACAAACGTATTTCTGAAATTATTGCTGAGGCAATGGATTCAACACTTGTTTCAGCGATTGTAGCGTTATCTGGGCCTAGTCATGCAGAAGAAGTATGCAGACGTATGCCTACAACGTTAACAGCGGCTTCTACAGATATTGTAGCAGCTCAAACAGTTCAGAATGCGTTTTCTAATTTAAACCTGCGTGTGTATACACATGATGATATTATCGGTACTGAAATTGGTGGGGCTTTAAAAAACATCATTGCTCTCGGTGCGGGTATATCTGATGGTTTAGGTAATGGTGATAATGCAAAAGCAGCTTTGATTACACGCGGAATGAGAGAAATAATTCGTCTCGGTGATGCGGTTGGAGCTGATGAAGGCACATTTTCTGGTCTGACAGGTATTGGTGACTTAATTGTTACTTGTACAAGTCAACATTCACGAAATTGGCGTACAGGTTATCGACTTGGAAAAGGTGAAACGCTTGGAGAGGTTCTTGAATCTGTCGGTATGATTGTTGAGGGTGTTCGTACTACAAAAGCAGTTTATTTGTGGTCGAAAGAACTCGAGGTATCAATGCCAATTACGACAGCGATTTATGGGATTTTATACGAAGGTAAAAATCCTCAAGTAGCTGTTGATGAGTTGATGGGACGTCAGAAAAAAAGCGAATATTGA
- a CDS encoding HU family DNA-binding protein, with amino-acid sequence MANKTDLVNSVAEATELSKKDATKAVEAVFASIQETLAKGDKVQLIGFGNFEVRDRAARKGRNPQTGKEIQIPASKVPAFKPGKALKDAVK; translated from the coding sequence ATGGCAAATAAGACAGATTTAGTAAATAGCGTTGCAGAAGCAACAGAATTATCTAAAAAAGACGCAACTAAAGCGGTAGAAGCGGTTTTCGCTTCTATTCAAGAAACTTTAGCTAAAGGTGACAAAGTTCAATTAATTGGCTTTGGTAACTTTGAAGTTCGTGATCGTGCAGCTCGTAAAGGCCGTAACCCACAAACTGGTAAAGAAATCCAAATTCCAGCAAGTAAAGTACCTGCATTCAAACCAGGTAAAGCACTTAAAGATGCTGTAAAATAA
- the folE gene encoding GTP cyclohydrolase I FolE has protein sequence MTVNKEKIALAVKDILEAVGEDPNRSGLLDTPMRVARMYEEIFSGLEKDPKKHLETVFEEEYSEMVLVKDIGFHSVCEHHLVPFYGKVSIAYLPADGNVVGLSKLARIVEDISKRPQVQERITKTIADLIETELKAVGVFVYVEAEHMCMAMRGVKKPGAVTITTAARGLYANDADARIEILTMIK, from the coding sequence ATGACTGTAAATAAAGAGAAAATAGCATTAGCTGTGAAAGATATATTAGAGGCTGTGGGTGAAGACCCCAACCGTTCAGGCTTATTAGATACACCGATGCGTGTTGCACGGATGTATGAAGAAATTTTTAGTGGATTAGAAAAAGATCCTAAAAAACATTTAGAAACAGTATTTGAAGAAGAATACAGTGAAATGGTCCTTGTGAAAGACATTGGGTTTCATTCTGTATGTGAACATCACTTGGTACCATTTTATGGTAAAGTAAGCATTGCTTATCTACCTGCGGATGGAAATGTCGTTGGTTTGAGTAAGTTGGCTCGTATTGTTGAAGATATTAGCAAGCGTCCTCAGGTACAAGAACGTATTACCAAAACAATTGCTGATTTAATCGAAACAGAATTGAAAGCTGTGGGCGTTTTTGTTTATGTTGAGGCAGAACATATGTGCATGGCGATGCGCGGTGTAAAAAAACCAGGAGCAGTAACAATTACAACAGCAGCCCGTGGTTTATACGCGAATGATGCGGATGCACGTATCGAAATTTTGACAATGATAAAGTAA
- a CDS encoding heptaprenyl diphosphate synthase component 1, whose protein sequence is MFQQKIDGLDSALSYVRKRANYPYLKENLAQLASIDTEVLISYELINKHSHTNKELNHIMCALLLIKQALDIHESVTEGNLTSEKMRKQRQLTVLAGDFYSGLYYRELAMLDKPQLIEIFAEAIAGINQARANSYQALQAGKFKIENLILAESYIHQHLARYFGESTEYINVIKTAMTLARLKGNKNNVIDVKIEAKNLWIQFLETELTKQLNKIKNGELSDRLKNHLTALIQPKHEGELIIL, encoded by the coding sequence ATGTTTCAGCAAAAAATAGATGGATTGGATAGTGCGTTATCTTACGTTCGTAAACGTGCGAATTATCCTTATTTGAAAGAAAATCTGGCACAACTTGCAAGCATTGATACTGAAGTGTTAATCAGTTATGAATTGATAAATAAACACAGTCATACTAATAAAGAATTAAATCATATTATGTGTGCCCTATTATTAATTAAGCAAGCATTGGATATTCATGAATCAGTCACTGAGGGGAACCTTACTTCTGAAAAAATGAGAAAGCAGCGACAATTAACTGTTTTAGCTGGCGATTTTTATAGTGGCTTATATTATCGTGAACTAGCTATGTTGGATAAACCACAATTAATTGAGATTTTTGCAGAAGCCATTGCAGGAATTAATCAAGCACGAGCTAATTCTTACCAAGCGCTTCAAGCTGGAAAATTTAAAATTGAAAATTTAATATTAGCAGAGAGTTATATTCATCAACATCTAGCTCGCTATTTTGGCGAATCAACAGAATATATTAACGTGATTAAAACTGCTATGACCTTAGCTCGATTGAAAGGCAACAAAAATAATGTAATAGATGTTAAAATAGAAGCTAAGAATCTGTGGATACAGTTTCTTGAAACAGAGCTTACAAAACAATTAAATAAGATAAAAAACGGGGAATTAAGTGATCGTCTTAAAAATCATTTAACCGCGCTTATACAACCGAAACACGAAGGGGAGTTAATCATATTATGA
- a CDS encoding demethylmenaquinone methyltransferase, with the protein MSQEELDQQSKLEKVHNVFEKVSPGYDKMNAVISFQLHKGWRKETMDDMMIVQGAKALDVCCGTADWTLSMAEAVGEEGEVIGFDFSANMLAEGQKKVDASSFENITLIEGNAMELPFEDNSFDYVTIGFGLRNVPDYLTVLKEINRVLKPGGLFACLETSQPTLPVYRQLYFGYFKYVMPLFGRVFAKSYKEYAWLNDSTRLFPDKERLAQLLVKAGFVAVTYKSFSGGAAATHMGVKKS; encoded by the coding sequence ATGAGCCAAGAAGAATTAGATCAACAATCCAAGTTAGAAAAAGTGCACAATGTGTTTGAAAAAGTATCACCAGGTTACGATAAAATGAATGCTGTTATCAGTTTTCAATTGCATAAAGGCTGGCGAAAAGAAACAATGGATGACATGATGATTGTACAAGGTGCAAAAGCCTTAGACGTTTGTTGTGGGACTGCTGATTGGACTTTATCGATGGCTGAGGCTGTTGGCGAAGAGGGCGAAGTGATTGGTTTTGATTTTTCTGCAAATATGTTAGCTGAAGGTCAAAAGAAAGTGGATGCTTCTTCGTTTGAAAATATTACTTTAATTGAAGGTAATGCTATGGAATTACCATTTGAAGATAATTCGTTTGATTACGTAACTATTGGTTTTGGATTGCGTAATGTTCCTGATTATTTAACGGTATTAAAAGAGATTAATCGCGTGTTAAAACCAGGCGGTTTGTTTGCATGCTTAGAAACATCGCAGCCTACTCTACCTGTTTATCGTCAATTGTATTTTGGTTATTTTAAATATGTAATGCCATTATTTGGGCGTGTTTTTGCCAAGAGCTATAAAGAATATGCTTGGTTAAATGATTCCACTCGTCTATTCCCTGATAAGGAACGATTAGCACAACTCCTTGTAAAAGCTGGTTTTGTTGCTGTTACCTACAAATCGTTTTCAGGCGGGGCGGCAGCTACTCATATGGGAGTTAAAAAAAGCTAA
- a CDS encoding polyprenyl synthetase family protein, with amino-acid sequence MVLKKGNTFDLLSLYSSLKKDLKKIDQALLDIVISEESPIIEAAAHQLLGAGGKRIRPIFVLICARLGDIDKEAAMKLALSVELIHSASILHDDVVDDSDVRRGRTSVKAMWDNHVAMYAGDYLFAKSLTSVATLNNPLIHDVLSQTTYELSLGEIEQIRYQYDSTQSLRVYLRRIKRKTAVLIAASCQLGAIAGGMEDKAKRLYLFGYYVGMSFQIRDDILDYTMTEAEIGKPVGGDLQQGNITLPAFIAMEDPVLKRQIEKINEKTTSSEMVDVLEAIRTSGALEKAQNISEKYLQKAVAVLDEFNDPKATKPLRQITNYLLDRAD; translated from the coding sequence ATGGTTTTGAAAAAAGGAAATACATTTGATTTATTGAGTCTTTATAGTTCTTTGAAGAAAGACCTCAAGAAAATCGACCAAGCGCTGTTAGATATTGTCATATCGGAGGAATCACCGATTATTGAAGCAGCGGCACATCAATTGTTAGGAGCTGGAGGAAAACGCATCCGCCCTATCTTTGTATTAATCTGTGCACGGCTTGGAGATATCGATAAAGAAGCAGCGATGAAGTTAGCGTTGTCTGTGGAATTGATTCATTCGGCATCTATTTTACATGATGATGTTGTTGATGATTCCGACGTACGTCGAGGTAGAACCTCTGTTAAAGCGATGTGGGACAATCATGTTGCCATGTATGCCGGTGATTATTTGTTTGCTAAAAGCTTAACCAGTGTGGCAACATTGAATAATCCGCTGATACATGACGTTTTATCACAAACAACATATGAATTGAGTTTAGGTGAAATTGAACAGATACGCTATCAGTATGATAGCACGCAATCTTTGCGTGTGTATCTGCGACGAATTAAACGTAAAACGGCAGTTCTTATAGCGGCTAGCTGTCAACTAGGTGCAATTGCTGGTGGAATGGAAGATAAGGCAAAACGCCTTTACTTATTTGGGTATTATGTCGGCATGTCATTCCAAATAAGAGACGATATTCTTGATTACACAATGACGGAAGCTGAAATAGGCAAACCTGTCGGAGGTGATTTACAGCAGGGGAATATAACTTTACCAGCCTTTATTGCGATGGAAGATCCTGTATTGAAACGCCAAATTGAAAAAATTAATGAAAAAACGACAAGTTCTGAAATGGTTGATGTATTAGAAGCCATACGAACGAGTGGTGCCTTAGAAAAAGCACAGAATATCAGTGAGAAATATTTACAAAAAGCAGTCGCAGTTTTAGATGAGTTTAATGATCCTAAAGCGACAAAACCGCTGCGACAAATTACTAACTATTTATTAGACCGCGCAGATTAA
- the ndk gene encoding nucleoside-diphosphate kinase, which produces MEKTFIMVKPDGVKRHLIGEVVKQYEQKGLILVAGKLMVISEELAKKHYAEHVDKPFFGELVSFITSGPVFAMVWQGNDAVVIGRKINGKTKHLEADLASIRGRFATDTAFNVVHGSDSLESAEREINLFFDESEFV; this is translated from the coding sequence ATGGAAAAAACATTTATTATGGTTAAACCAGATGGTGTTAAACGTCATTTAATCGGTGAAGTAGTAAAGCAGTACGAACAAAAAGGATTGATATTGGTGGCAGGAAAATTAATGGTAATATCAGAAGAGTTGGCGAAAAAACATTATGCAGAGCATGTTGATAAGCCGTTCTTTGGAGAACTTGTATCGTTTATAACATCGGGACCAGTTTTTGCAATGGTATGGCAGGGAAATGATGCAGTAGTGATTGGACGTAAAATCAATGGTAAAACAAAACATTTAGAAGCAGACCTAGCCTCTATCAGAGGACGCTTTGCAACAGACACAGCTTTTAACGTTGTTCATGGCTCAGACTCTCTGGAAAGCGCTGAACGTGAAATTAACCTGTTCTTTGATGAAAGTGAGTTTGTATAG
- the aroC gene encoding chorismate synthase, protein MRYLTAGESHGPQLTTIIEGLPAGFTILAENINVDLKRRQGGYGRGGRMKIEKDQVAITAGVRHGKTLGSPVALSVTNLDYRHWLKEMGSEPVADDVVVKRTVTRPRPGHADLVGGIKYGHRDLRNVLERSSARETTMRVAAGSVAKQLLKELGIDVSSHVRKIGGVTATVDISNLSAIEIQERAEASETRTLDEEANEKMKERMDQARRDGDTIGGLVEVVIDNVPEGIGSYVHFDRKLDARIAAAVMSINAFKGVEFGLGFEMANIPGSQVQDEILYDEQQGYTRATNHLGGFEGGMSTGMPIIVRGVMKPIPTLYRPLQSVDIDTKEPFKASVERSDSCAVPAASVVAEHVVAWEVANAILEEFSHATLADLKREVDARRQAAKEF, encoded by the coding sequence ATGAGATATTTAACAGCTGGAGAATCACATGGTCCACAACTAACAACGATTATTGAGGGATTACCTGCAGGGTTTACAATATTGGCAGAAAATATTAACGTAGATTTAAAACGTCGTCAAGGCGGTTATGGCCGTGGGGGACGTATGAAAATAGAAAAAGATCAAGTTGCAATTACCGCGGGTGTACGTCATGGTAAAACGTTAGGTTCACCTGTAGCGTTAAGTGTAACGAATCTTGATTACCGTCATTGGTTAAAAGAGATGGGAAGCGAGCCAGTAGCTGATGATGTTGTTGTTAAACGTACTGTAACACGTCCACGTCCCGGTCATGCTGATTTGGTGGGTGGAATCAAGTATGGACACAGAGATTTGAGAAACGTCTTAGAACGCTCGTCAGCGCGTGAAACAACGATGCGTGTGGCAGCTGGTTCTGTAGCCAAACAATTACTGAAAGAATTAGGCATTGATGTGAGTAGTCATGTGCGTAAAATTGGTGGGGTGACTGCAACTGTTGATATTTCAAACCTATCAGCAATTGAAATTCAAGAACGAGCAGAAGCGTCAGAAACACGTACATTGGATGAAGAAGCCAACGAAAAAATGAAAGAACGAATGGACCAAGCACGCCGCGATGGCGATACTATTGGTGGTTTAGTTGAAGTGGTCATTGATAATGTGCCAGAAGGTATCGGAAGCTATGTTCACTTTGATCGTAAACTCGATGCCCGTATTGCAGCAGCTGTAATGAGCATCAATGCCTTTAAAGGCGTTGAATTTGGTTTAGGGTTTGAAATGGCAAACATTCCAGGTAGCCAAGTACAAGATGAGATTTTATATGATGAACAACAAGGATACACACGCGCAACGAATCACTTGGGTGGTTTTGAAGGAGGTATGTCGACAGGGATGCCTATCATAGTGCGTGGTGTCATGAAGCCGATACCGACTTTATACCGTCCGTTACAAAGTGTTGATATTGATACTAAAGAGCCGTTTAAAGCAAGTGTTGAACGTTCTGATTCATGTGCTGTACCAGCAGCAAGTGTTGTAGCAGAACATGTGGTTGCATGGGAAGTAGCCAATGCGATTTTAGAGGAGTTCTCGCATGCGACATTAGCTGATTTAAAACGTGAAGTTGACGCAAGACGTCAAGCAGCGAAGGAGTTTTAA
- the aroB gene encoding 3-dehydroquinate synthase: MVAIEVNTATANYPVLVGKNCLNTEEATIKAQLSGYSKVLFITDENVAAHYAHVMVTLTEGLDQTVPVYITPAGEAAKTFSVYEKVMTHLIQQGLDRKSVIVAFGGGAVGDLAGFVAASFMRGIDFIQMPTTILAHDSAVGGKTAINHPLGKNLVGAFHQPVAVYYDTALLETLPERQMRSGFAELIKHGLIADNVLLEKVMTQYPTMASLYKNDMTTYLEEGIQIKANIVAVDEKEQGIRAHLNFGHTFGHAIEAAGNFSRWFHGEAIMVGMKFALLLSEEVTGLQFERERWEAWSETLGYDLSVPDDLTFEELFKSMLHDKKTTYQAIHFVLLNKIGEPSIHVVEKEILQRVFEKMR; encoded by the coding sequence ATGGTAGCTATCGAAGTGAACACAGCAACAGCAAATTATCCTGTCTTAGTAGGAAAAAATTGTTTGAACACTGAAGAAGCGACGATTAAAGCTCAATTATCAGGCTATTCAAAAGTTCTGTTTATTACCGATGAGAATGTCGCAGCACACTATGCACACGTGATGGTCACGTTGACTGAGGGATTAGATCAAACCGTCCCAGTTTATATTACACCAGCAGGTGAAGCCGCTAAAACATTTTCTGTCTATGAAAAAGTAATGACGCATTTGATTCAACAGGGTTTGGATCGTAAGAGTGTCATCGTAGCTTTTGGTGGAGGTGCCGTTGGTGATTTAGCAGGCTTTGTTGCCGCTTCATTCATGCGAGGCATCGATTTTATTCAAATGCCCACAACCATATTAGCACACGATAGTGCTGTAGGTGGAAAAACAGCCATCAATCACCCCTTAGGTAAAAATCTTGTGGGTGCCTTTCATCAACCGGTAGCTGTTTATTATGACACGGCATTGTTAGAAACCTTACCCGAACGTCAAATGCGTTCTGGTTTTGCTGAATTGATTAAACATGGTCTAATTGCAGATAATGTATTGTTAGAGAAAGTAATGACACAGTATCCGACAATGGCTTCGTTATATAAAAATGACATGACAACCTATTTGGAAGAAGGCATCCAGATCAAAGCGAATATTGTAGCTGTTGATGAGAAAGAACAAGGCATTCGTGCGCACCTTAATTTTGGTCATACGTTTGGTCATGCGATTGAAGCGGCTGGTAATTTCAGTCGTTGGTTTCATGGTGAGGCGATTATGGTAGGTATGAAATTTGCACTGTTATTATCGGAAGAAGTTACGGGATTACAATTTGAACGTGAGCGTTGGGAAGCTTGGAGTGAAACGCTTGGATATGACTTGAGTGTGCCAGACGATTTAACGTTCGAAGAATTGTTTAAAAGTATGTTACATGATAAAAAAACAACCTATCAGGCGATACATTTTGTCCTGTTAAATAAAATTGGTGAACCAAGTATCCATGTCGTTGAAAAAGAAATACTTCAGCGCGTTTTTGAAAAAATGAGATAA
- the aroH gene encoding chorismate mutase translates to MMIRGIRGATTVAENSVTAIEEATIALLEELFRENKLEADAITSIFFSATADVNACFPAKVVRTFKGFEYVPVISMVEMDVPKALPLCIRVMLHCDTTIAQSDVHHAYQKGAQHLRPDLSQKEV, encoded by the coding sequence ATGATGATAAGAGGTATCCGAGGCGCAACAACTGTTGCAGAAAATAGCGTCACAGCAATTGAGGAAGCAACGATAGCATTACTGGAAGAACTATTCAGAGAAAACAAGTTAGAAGCGGATGCAATTACATCAATTTTCTTTTCGGCAACAGCCGATGTGAACGCCTGCTTTCCAGCAAAAGTTGTTCGCACCTTTAAGGGATTTGAATATGTGCCTGTGATTAGTATGGTTGAAATGGATGTACCAAAGGCTTTGCCACTTTGTATTCGCGTCATGTTGCACTGTGATACAACAATCGCACAGTCTGATGTTCATCATGCTTATCAAAAGGGTGCACAGCATCTTCGTCCGGATTTATCACAAAAAGAGGTGTAA